Proteins encoded in a region of the Streptomyces sp. NBC_00258 genome:
- a CDS encoding VIT1/CCC1 transporter family protein, with protein sequence MTEPTHDEAHGGALGERLNWLRAAVLGANDGIVSTAGLVVGVAGATDDRSALLTAGLAGLLAGSMSMAAGEYVSVSTQRDSEMAALAAEKRELRDQPEAELEELTELLEERGLSRDVAREAAQQLTERDALRAHARVELGIDPDELANPWHAAWASFLAFTAGALLPLLAMVLPPAAWRLAVTVLSVLAALVLTGWTSARLGAAAPGRAVLRNVAGGALAMAVTYGAGALLGAAGV encoded by the coding sequence GTGACGGAACCGACGCATGACGAGGCCCACGGCGGGGCGCTGGGTGAGCGGCTGAACTGGCTGCGAGCGGCCGTTCTCGGTGCCAACGACGGCATCGTGTCCACCGCGGGCCTCGTCGTCGGCGTGGCCGGCGCGACGGACGACCGCTCGGCCCTGCTGACGGCAGGGCTCGCGGGTCTGCTCGCCGGTTCCATGTCGATGGCCGCGGGGGAGTACGTCTCCGTCTCCACCCAGCGGGACTCGGAGATGGCCGCCCTGGCCGCGGAGAAGCGGGAGTTGCGGGACCAGCCGGAGGCCGAGCTGGAGGAACTCACGGAACTGCTGGAGGAGCGGGGACTCTCGCGGGACGTGGCCCGGGAGGCGGCGCAGCAGCTCACGGAACGGGACGCCCTGAGGGCCCACGCGCGCGTGGAGCTGGGCATCGACCCGGACGAACTGGCGAACCCGTGGCACGCGGCCTGGGCGAGCTTCCTGGCCTTCACCGCCGGGGCGCTGCTCCCGCTGCTGGCGATGGTGCTGCCTCCCGCCGCCTGGCGCCTGGCGGTCACCGTGCTCTCGGTGCTCGCCGCCCTCGTCCTGACCGGCTGGACCAGCGCCCGCCTGGGTGCCGCGGCCCCGGGCCGGGCGGTGCTGCGGAACGTGGCGGGCGGGGCGCTGGCCATGGCGGTCACCTATGGGGCCGGGGCGTTGCTGGGGGCGGCCGGCGTGTGA
- a CDS encoding lysoplasmalogenase: MTARHARVLLVTLGLVAVVDLVSLAAGYETGHTVAKPLLMPLLALYARVCGGPQLLVAALLFGWGGDVLLLFDAEPAFLAGMASFAAGHVCYLLLFRQTTALGGKQPPRARVTWLTAAAYALALVTTVALLWPGLPADLRVPVAGYSLLLTAMAFGAARLGLLAGVGGALFMLSDTLIATGVADWPQLPRPDFWIMITYIAAQYLLARGVLGAVGAQPAPSATYRERRTLTT, encoded by the coding sequence GTGACCGCGCGCCACGCGCGCGTGCTGCTCGTGACCCTCGGCCTGGTGGCGGTCGTGGATCTCGTCTCCCTGGCCGCCGGGTACGAGACCGGCCACACGGTGGCCAAGCCCCTCCTGATGCCCCTGCTCGCCCTCTACGCGCGCGTGTGCGGCGGGCCCCAGCTCCTCGTCGCCGCGCTGCTCTTCGGGTGGGGCGGAGACGTCCTGCTCCTGTTCGACGCCGAGCCGGCCTTCCTCGCCGGGATGGCGTCCTTCGCGGCGGGCCATGTCTGCTATCTGCTGCTCTTCAGGCAGACCACCGCACTCGGCGGGAAACAGCCTCCACGCGCGCGTGTCACCTGGCTGACGGCGGCCGCGTACGCCCTCGCCCTCGTCACCACCGTCGCCCTCCTCTGGCCGGGGCTCCCGGCGGACCTCCGCGTCCCCGTCGCCGGCTACAGCCTGCTGCTCACCGCTATGGCGTTCGGGGCCGCGCGGCTAGGGCTTCTCGCAGGCGTCGGTGGTGCGCTGTTCATGCTTTCGGACACCCTCATCGCGACCGGTGTCGCCGACTGGCCACAGCTCCCACGGCCCGACTTCTGGATCATGATCACGTACATCGCGGCGCAGTATCTGCTGGCCAGAGGAGTGCTGGGGGCCGTCGGCGCGCAGCCCGCACCCTCGGCGACGTACCGTGAGAGGCGCACTCTCACCACCTGA
- a CDS encoding zinc-dependent alcohol dehydrogenase family protein — MRATTIHAPFDMRVEDVPDPVVRNPGDAVVRVLRSCICGSDLWAYRGESARQAGQRIGHEFLGIVEETGAEVSGVRRGDLVVAPFMWSDGVCDYCREGLTTSCEHGGFWGSAGSDGGQGEAVRVPFADGTLVALPAEAASDDRLLAALLTLSDVMGTGHHAALGAGARAGATVAVVGDGAVGLCAVLAAKRLGADRIIALGRHEARTDIARRFGATDVVAERGDAAVEAVRELTRGRGAHAVVEAVGTEQSMRTAVNITRDGGAIGFVGVPHGSGTGLDLSVMFDRNIALRGGVAPVRAYIPELLPDVLDGSIDPSPVFDLTVGLEGVPDGYKAMDERTALKVMVAN; from the coding sequence ATGCGCGCCACCACCATCCACGCCCCGTTCGACATGCGTGTGGAGGACGTGCCCGACCCGGTGGTGCGGAATCCGGGCGACGCCGTGGTCCGCGTACTGCGCTCCTGCATCTGCGGCAGCGACCTGTGGGCGTACCGGGGCGAGTCGGCGCGGCAGGCGGGTCAGCGGATCGGGCACGAGTTCCTCGGGATTGTCGAGGAGACCGGTGCGGAGGTGTCCGGAGTCAGGCGCGGTGACCTCGTCGTCGCGCCCTTCATGTGGTCCGACGGGGTGTGCGACTACTGCCGCGAAGGGCTCACCACGTCCTGCGAGCACGGCGGGTTCTGGGGCTCGGCCGGGTCGGACGGAGGGCAGGGCGAGGCCGTGCGCGTCCCGTTCGCCGACGGCACGCTCGTCGCGCTGCCCGCCGAGGCCGCCTCCGACGACCGTCTGCTGGCCGCCCTCCTGACGCTCTCCGACGTCATGGGGACCGGTCACCACGCGGCACTCGGCGCGGGCGCCCGCGCGGGGGCCACGGTCGCCGTCGTGGGCGACGGAGCAGTCGGCCTGTGCGCCGTGCTGGCGGCCAAGCGGCTCGGCGCCGACCGGATCATCGCGCTGGGCCGCCACGAGGCCCGTACGGACATCGCACGCCGTTTCGGAGCCACCGACGTCGTCGCCGAGCGCGGGGACGCGGCCGTCGAGGCGGTACGCGAACTCACCCGCGGCCGGGGCGCGCACGCCGTCGTCGAGGCCGTCGGCACGGAGCAGTCCATGCGGACGGCCGTGAACATCACCCGTGACGGCGGTGCGATCGGCTTCGTCGGTGTTCCGCACGGCAGCGGAACCGGCCTCGACCTGAGCGTCATGTTCGACCGGAACATCGCCTTGCGCGGCGGGGTCGCACCCGTCCGCGCGTACATCCCGGAGCTGCTGCCCGACGTCCTCGACGGGAGCATCGACCCGTCGCCCGTCTTCGACCTGACCGTCGGTCTGGAAGGTGTGCCGGACGGCTACA
- a CDS encoding sterol desaturase family protein: MPNLPDVVLWSIPAFVLLTVIEVVSVRIHPDDDAAGYETKDAATSVGMGLGSLAFDLLWKIPIVAIYTAIYELTPLRVPVLWWTVPLMLLAQDFFYYWSHRGHHVIRILWACHVVHHSSQKFNLTTALRQPWTTWTVWPFYVPLIALGVHPAALAFCSSVNLVYQFWIHTERIDKLPRAFEFVFNTPSHHRVHHASQGGYLDRNFGGILIVWDRLFGSFVPETDRPVYGLTKNIDTYNPIRVATHEYAAIARDLRAAGSWRERAGRMFRGPGWQPVPSPASAAERAASSEKAVSPQEAPLTSPEKPVPEPEPAK, from the coding sequence ATGCCGAACCTGCCCGATGTCGTGCTGTGGTCGATACCCGCGTTTGTGCTGCTCACCGTGATCGAGGTGGTGAGTGTCCGGATCCATCCGGACGACGATGCCGCCGGGTACGAGACGAAGGACGCCGCCACGAGTGTCGGCATGGGTCTGGGGAGTCTGGCCTTCGACCTTCTGTGGAAGATCCCGATCGTCGCCATCTACACGGCGATATATGAGCTGACACCACTGCGAGTGCCCGTCCTGTGGTGGACCGTGCCACTGATGTTGCTGGCGCAGGACTTCTTCTACTACTGGTCGCACCGCGGGCACCACGTGATCCGGATCCTCTGGGCCTGTCACGTCGTGCACCACTCCAGCCAGAAGTTCAACCTCACCACCGCGCTGCGCCAGCCCTGGACGACGTGGACCGTGTGGCCGTTCTACGTCCCGCTCATCGCGCTCGGCGTCCATCCGGCCGCCCTCGCGTTCTGCTCGTCGGTGAACCTCGTGTACCAGTTCTGGATCCACACCGAGCGCATCGACAAGCTGCCCCGGGCCTTCGAGTTCGTCTTCAACACGCCCTCGCACCACCGCGTCCACCACGCGTCCCAGGGCGGCTATCTGGACCGGAACTTCGGCGGGATCCTGATCGTCTGGGACCGGCTCTTCGGGTCGTTCGTCCCGGAGACCGACCGGCCGGTGTACGGGCTGACCAAGAACATCGACACGTACAACCCGATCCGGGTCGCCACCCACGAGTACGCCGCCATCGCCAGGGACCTGCGGGCCGCCGGGAGTTGGCGGGAGCGGGCCGGGCGGATGTTCCGGGGGCCGGGCTGGCAGCCGGTGCCGTCGCCCGCCTCCGCCGCGGAGCGGGCCGCCTCTTCGGAGAAAGCCGTCTCGCCCCAGGAGGCGCCCCTCACGTCCCCGGAGAAGCCCGTCCCGGAGCCGGAGCCCGCCAAGTGA